gatagatagatagatagatagatagatagacagatagatagatagatagatagatagatagatagatagatagatagatagatagatagatagatagatagatagatagatagatagatagatagatagatagatagatagatagatagatagatagatagatcaaatGACTGAACAACCCGGCATGTCCACTTATCCCCTTCTCCGAGAATAATGTGAATGTTTGTTACGGGAACATATACACGGATAATGCCACGCTAAAATCGGCAGCTTACGCTCGGAAGCGCATATTCAATTCTCCACGAGTGGCTCTTCTCCAGCAGCGGCCAAGGTGCAATGCACGAAAAACATTTATGCAGCCCTTAGGCCCATCACTGCATCCCGGCCGGCCCTTACAGCGTCGTGGTTACGCGCTCGTCAGGCAACGGTTAAGGCCGCAGTCACCAGGCTGGTATTTCAGGGTCGGCGGCAGCTGAAGGGAAGCCAACGCACAGGTCACAGAGATGTGATGGGAATCACGTAAAGTTAAGCGCCGGCATTTATTCGTCCATGAAGCCAATGCACCGCAGAGTGCGGAAGCTAGGCATTCACTGTGCTTGCCAACGTAGCGGACCAAGTAGTGCCCGCTTGTTTCGGTATTTGCAGAGAGGCACGAGAAGCATGCGGTGAGAATGATAATTAACATGCTGTCATGAGGCCATCGGTATGGGTTGAACGCGTGAAGTAAGTTGTGGTAATGGCAGCCCAGGTCAACGCGCATTATCATAGCTCTTCTTTAGCACCACCAGTTTCTCACGAATATTTTCACGTGGTGTTTGTGACAGGCAGACTAGCGGCCTGACAACGCGAAGGAATAAATTTCAAGCAGATTGTTTAGCGTTTTCAGCTAAGAAATATAACCTCTCAGCATATGCGAAatatattaaaaagaaagaaaacatgtgAGTGACTTGCGCAATTTACACACGAGCTTATCTCCAGCCAGGCCACTGCGACTGCTAAACATTGCGACATCTCGTTGGTCCAAGCGGGACTCCTTCTATATCCGGTGCGTGCTATCACCTCGGATGGCAGACGCGTCTTTCATCACGCGACATAGCCACAGCAAAACTCCTTCCACCCACCATAGACTCCCACCTTTACTTAAACTGCCCTTGCGAATGCCTCGCGCAGCTACTTGACCTCAGACAGATTAATCACGGCGCCACGTTGCAACAAATCGCCCCTAGTCCACATCGTGGTTTCACGCCCCGTGAAGAGAAGTGAGACGCCCGTTTGCGAGAGGTGATATCAGACGCTCCGAGCGCGACGGCAAAGATTGCAAAACATAACTTACAGTTTCTCCGGGAGAATACGCGTGAGCCCACTTTGCCAGCTACAATTGTTGCTCTGTCTGCCTATTTTTGCTTCACTGCGCTTATTTTAGTTTCTTTCACAACTAAACCTTTTGGTGTGTTTTTATCCGGCTCAAGGCCATCCCatgtacaaaaagaaaagaaaaaccaaaCAAAATCAAGAAACACGACACACCTTCTGTAGCTTTGCTTTTCGGCCCACTGCTTCGAATGTTTTTCTGAGCGCGCTTCCACGCATCAAAATTGTCGGCTTATTTAAATGACTTGTAAGTTATTCCCTGATGTGATAGCACACTACGGATGTTCTCGGCTCGTCTTTTTGTACTTGTGGGCAAGGTGAGCCAttcgcgtgcgtgcgcgcgcgcgtgtgtgcgcgtgtgtgcgtgtgtgggagagagagagacaaactacgagcaagaaagaaggaaaagcagggaggtgtAGCAGACGCGAGTCCGGTTCGCTACCACGTACAAGGTCACTTTTGTTCAATGTGCGTTTCTGTCGATCTCTCATTCATTTGCAAGACTGGACGTCCATTCTGTCCGATCGTAGTGCACTACGCCTGAAGCCATAACGCGCATAACTATGGCGCCTCTGTTTGCTTGGTTAAATGCCAGTGTCTTCGAAGCTTCctttcgtttatatatatatatattgctaagcTACGACCTTTCTTCTACTAGTCAAGTATAGCAAACAAATGTATTTGTTGGTCATTCTCTTTATATCGATGTGGTTCAAACAGGGACCATAAAAAACGGTCGCGACAACCAAGCGCGTGATTGGCATTGCAGAAACCGGCCACCACTAGTtcttgaagtaaaaaaaaaaaaaggagcagcaTCTGTTGCATCACATTACATAAATCTGCCCGGACTTTTTATTTAGGTTCTTTGGTAACTTCCTAAAGCGGGAATATTCACAAAATGGTCGGTCACAACCGTAGTTTGTTTTCACTTCCCGCTTAACTCCCTCGTATTCTTTATTGTTGCTTCTACCACTTTGAATAATGCACCTACTCAGAAGTCTCAGAGGGAGAACGACGCCTAGTCTTTCAATCGGTGCAGTTCGCGCACTATCCAAAAATGCTCTCATGAAGGGGCCTTTCCGGAAATATGGCACCAATGCATCAGGTGACTGGAACAGGCGTGCGTTATCAAAATGGAAGCTCTAGCTTCGATTTAGGATCGCCCACTTACCATGATGAAAGCAGGAACGGAAGAAAAGGAGGCCATAAAGAGGAGGGTGTGAAGGTTGAGGCGGGTGGAAAGAGAGCTGCTGGGTGGGAAGCGCTGCGGATGCATTTGTTTCAACGACGTCGGCGTTACTGGAGCCATCAGCTGCGGGAGACGGCGCCCATAATCGGGGCGTGTTGTTTCGAAACAGCGCGGCCATGAAATGAGCGCTTGTATGGCGCCACCTCATTCGGataaagagatagaaaaaaagaaagacagcgaAGTCAACCAGGCGaaagtccagtttgctaccctacgcagggtGCAGAGTGAAGGCAACTGTGCTTTCTTTCCTTTAGTCGTTCTTTTTTGTCTCTAAACCATTTTCCTAAGAAAAACATGAAGAGGACAGCAGTTTCCCTGCAAGCGCATTACCCTCAGCTTCTCCCGCTATATTTCATGTGCACACAAACCAGCGGACATGGCTGTTATGGCCACAAATTAGTTTACTACACGGATGACTATCTGGCGGTCGACAACCGCAATTGTTTGCTATCGCACGCTCTTGTTTGCAGCCCTAGGGTACTTAAAATAGTAAATGAACCTCTCTTTCTCTTCATTACTCTTTGCGATTAATTTTCGTTGTTTGCTTTTCTCCTATTCTTTACAACAGACGAATGTTTATCATTGTGACATGATTTATTTAGCAAAAAATGTGGGTGTTCCCGCGGGCCCACTTGTTATGCCTCGCATTGCGCAATTTTTTTGAGGTTCGGCAAGACGAACACTACAGATGGTTCGCATCGTTGAACGCCGAATAAAACGAGGGTCGCGAGCCGCTTATAGCGCTGATCCCACGGTGAAAGTCCGCGAGGCTCGTCACGTAGACCGACTGTTCGCATGTCCCCATCCACAACGGAGTGTCTCCGGACGAGACAAGTCGGCGCTCTGAGCTTAGCTCTTATAACCTCTCTTCCTTTTCCCATAAGTCACAAGGCGCAGCATTGTGGAGCGGCACGTGCAATGACTGGTTAGCGTGCGCTGCAGAGTCACGCACCGCGCGTCGTAGACGTTACCGTGGCTCGCCAGCCCTGTTCGATTGATTCGCCCTCTCCTGCAGACGGCGACTATCGGTTTCCGTGTCGGCGCTGCTGGGAGTAATGCGCTTCGCTATCGCACTGAAGCAGATGAAGCATAACACCCCCGTGTCTCCCCATCCCCAAGCCAGGGATGCTCAGAATTCGTTGCCGAGGGCCCGTGACCTTTCAGGGCACTGCTTGCATACGGAAAATGTGCAGTTGGCCAGCTCGCTTGGCGAGCTGCGTGCGAGCGATTACCAATGTCCGACACTCATTGCAGCAGGCTCCCGCCCGTGGTTGCGTGGTAATGAGATCGTATTCTGTATGGGCGGGCATAGTGACCTTTTGCAGATGACCATGTGAAAGTGATTTAGCGGAGACAATCTTGAATAGGGGACATTTGCGTACACGTCTATATGTTACGTAAACGTAAACCTGAAGCACCAGTTCTAAAAATATCACGTAAAGTAAACTTTAAGGAGGTTCTCACACGAATAACCACAGTGCCTGTGGCTGTGTAAATGCTACAGCATTACGAGTTCACGAGTTCAACTTTTGCAATTGTGTTTGTGTTCGGCTTGCTCAGAACGCAGGTACACATAATATCCGATGCAATACGCGAGACGCAATGCACTTTGCGTCACCGGGTAAGCAGAACAACAAAAAGTGAAGGAAAGCAAACATACCATGCGCGGCGATTTCCGAGATCATCGGCCTCACAATGGCTCCTACCTATTCCCATGACTATATCCTGCGCCAGGCATACGCACatgcttcattttctcttttacTTGCCTCTTTTCCTTTGAAGCCAGGTAATGGTTTTCTTCTGAGGACTTTACATCGCAACGTTGACTACGACTTTATCGAATGGTGTAAACAGGATGCATGCAtcttacgctttttttttttgtgacagatGTCATTTCCTCACATATTTTTCGTGTCTTCTTTCCGTCCTTTTTTTTAGCGACCTTTTCTTTGCAAATCTACTCTTTCTATTTCTATACATCTCTTCTCTGCTTCAGCTTCTTACATTTTTTTCAGAACCCTTAATGTGATTCTTTTTCAGCGCCATGCATGTTTGTTTCTTTCGAAAAATTAGTGTTCATATTATTTCATATTGGCAGAGGTCGAAAATCAAATATTCATTACCAAACGTACCCTTTCCATTTGTGCACGTACCTGTCACCATCGGTCCTCTAAACAACGTTCGCGGGAAATATTTTTGAGATGTCACGCCGACCTATTTCATGTAGTGGATGGAAGCTTTGCCCTCTCTTTCATCTATTTCACAAATAGACAGAGAGTATAGGGAGCCTTTCTTCTTATACTAGCATGATTCCTGTATTGGCTGTCTGCTCGGCCACCTAGACGTCGCCGTTGACATGCCGTGAGAATTGAACTCGCTCCCGAACAATATCGGTAAGGAGTGATTGTAGAGAAGCAGCACACTCTCCGTAGCGTCTGAAATGAGTGGTTGGCCTCCATGGACACTCCATATGCGCTTTCTCCTTGCTGTCATATACACTCTGCGTAGCGTTTGAAATGACGCCACTGGAAAATCTATATGACGCCCCGGAGAAAATGCATATGAAGTTTCTATGGAGACCAACCTCTCCCGCACGCACGCTCACTTCGAGCTCCTTGACGTCGGAAACGCGAGAGCTCCCGTTAGTGCTCGTTCAATTTAAGACGTGACAAAATCAACCGATCACGAGGCTTATTGGCTATCGGCCGCTTATGCCATCTGTTTACCCGTCTGCATGTTGTTTTGCTTCTGGTTGCCTGAGCGTGCCTGGCGTTGCACGCGTATGTGCGGAAAAATGAAAGACTGAAAGTGAAAAACGCTTTCACCGCCTGCATCGGTACCGGCTGCATCTGTACACATCCTTCAAATATATTCACGTTGTAGTGAAAGAGTAGGTATAAAGAAATTGGGAGGAGGTTAACTAGACTGTCAAGTTGGGAAGAAGAGTGGAGGCCACAAAGAGAGAATGAGAGAACATCTATGATCTCACAGTGATCACGTGCACTAGATCCGTGCACAACGCTGACAGAATAAAGTCAGCATTAAATTAGTTTTGCGATTGTTACTCACACACTGCAGTGCACCCAGGCATTATTCTAGCATGAAACCTTTCTTGCACACTGCAGTAGAAGACGACGGGATACACGAACGCCTTTTATGCGAAGTTGTAGGCTGGTATATCTTATTATCATGAGCATTGACAAATAGGCGCACAAAGAGGAGTCATTAACATTAGTTCAGTGATTACAAGTGCGTTAAGATATTATTTAAAAGTTACGGATTTTTTCAGTTTTTGTCATTGAAAAACGTATTGGCAGTTTCTCtcaggccacggtgtaagatatatactctttaggtggggacattTCCTGGCTTGCTTGCGAGCCGCGGTCGACCAAATAAAGTAGCGacggcgcgcgtctatcggcCCCGTACGGACAGCAGCGGATACCTATAACAGCGGAAGgacgcaacttcagttaaaaCGCACGCGGAGAGCTGGCaaggacaaggaacgcgcgcatgccctctcccctacGCTGTCCCCTCACCCCGGtgacctaaagtccctatacggTGACCTAGTTTCGCGCGCCACTCAATCGTTACGGATTTCCTGCCAAGTGgcggttgctataccaacgggagattCAACCAACAAAAACCTTTCTGTCTTGAAAGTTACGTCGAACcaccgataggtatccgctgccgtcactgggCCGATCGGAGCGCGcatttgctactttatctggtcgatcgcgccattcgagtgtcctcacctaggccggtattttgtagcgatcgATGCCTTCCCGGTAATAATTCCTTTTTGCGCTTAtggcgctttgtcagtggtcaaagcgatggtccgcttgcgttatcaatgggatcagccggctgtgagtgGTGGATAATAATagtagtatagaataagtcataaggtaTCGCTACAAATTCGCGGCCTAGGTGTTGTTACAAATGTTATGCTGCCGAAAAAGTAgcacaggcgaagcatcaattgcgatagcaatttagtaggCAGCTATAGGAAATAAgtaatagtagttttatcggccatgtaaACTCGCAGAAATTCGCCTGCTAACTAAAacaacaagcatggtgccacgtgCGCAGAGGCAATCATaaacacgtctcactcgatgaccgctgacgctcgctgtcaagacgctggcgtgaggaagagtgtcagcagcagcgagcgaattgaccttcacaCTTCATCTCGCTTCAAgacgaactaagcggcgaaaacaaaTCGTACACGAAGCTACCAGCCTTCAGCGTACCTAGATTCTGTACTCAGCGCATATCGCTTTAATGATGGTGCCCGCGCGGTCGCGCTCAGTCGCGCCATACGCAGCTGTCGCCGATGTAGAAtgtaccccccctccccccccacgaagtgagtgagtgaaacaactttattgtcgatccggcataaaggggggaaggggtaggggaaTTAAGACattccttgcgtgcgcgagatcaagccaccttcctcggctcaccctcgcacgctttcactcgcacatacagaatacggcgcgcggctacgagGAGGCGCTGCGGTCGTCGACGTGAGCGGACGCGTTCACATCGGCTCCGTCTTCTACAAATGATTTCGCAGCGATTTCAACTGTATTTTACCGACTATCTTTCACCAACGGATCTGTGAAGTCGAGAGGCATCGACGGATACCCGATTTTGAGGTGGGCCACCATTATTCGCGGATATATTGAACTTTCTGTGCTCTGATCACGCCGCAGCCGCGCTAGGTCAAGGCGTCTACGCCGAACGCTAGGCCTAGCCGGCGCAGCAGCTGCGCGCCGCCGACAGACGGCTTGCCACGTATACGGACTTTTCCCAAGGAAGCGGCACAAGCCGACGAACGTGACTCAAGAATGAGTGTGCAATTGATGGGGGAAGACATTTCCCCCGACGAAATTACCGAAGAAGCCGGATGGAAGACCGCCGGAGCGCGGCAGTTCGAGACCCCGAAACCGCGGGGAGAACCAGACGCACGACATCGACGCAAGAACGGACACGCTCGGCACCGGCCAGCAAGTTACTAAACCCAAGTATATCAAAGGAAAGGTCATGAAGGCGGGACGCATGCCCAGACTACCGAAGGATGAAATCAAGATCGTGGTTTCACCGCAGGGCGGCCTCGACATCGTTAAGGTCGGCGCCCCGACAGTCACCGCCGCCATCTTCGCGGCCGCCGGTATAACTGGAGAAGAAAGCGCGGAAGACACCGTCCGTCCGAACTCACATCAGAACAACGTCGTTGTCAGCACTCCAAAACTATCGAACGCGGACCGCTACGCCAAAATGCGGCAAATTCAGATCAAAGGGAAAGCGCACGAAGTCAACGCGTACGAAACGGCACCCGATAATACAACGAAAGGAGTGATTCGAGGCATCCCCATTGAGGACGGACCCCAAGTGCTGGACAAGAACATCGTAAACCAGAGAAACCCACTGGCACTGGCGGCCAAACGCATCGGAACTACGACCACGGTAGTCATCGCGTTCGACGGACTCAAGGTACCCAACTTCGTCAGGTACGGCGCAACACTAATCCCTTGCAAGTTGTATCGCAAGCAGATTGATATCTGCTATCAATGCGGTCGCCTCGGCCACCGCATGGACGTTTGCCCAAATCCCGCCAACCGCATCTGCCGGGGCTGCGGCCTCCGCAACCCCGACCAAGGACATCAATGCTCGCCCAAGTGTAACCTGTGTGGCGGTGCTCACATGACCGCCGACAAAGCCTGCAACGCAAGGTACAAGACTTCGTACGTGATTCGCAGACGACGATGGGAGCGCCAAAACGCAAATAACCAACTGACGCAGGAAGACTTCCCGCCCATCCAGCCGACCAGACGCAGATCCAGGTCGCGATCGCCTAGCCGGTCCCGGTCTCGCAGCAGGCAAAAACACAGCCGTGCTCCGACGAGATCCAGGTCCAGGACACCAGCTCCCGTAgacaaggtgagctgggcggaCACGGTCCGGGGCACCGCGCGGGAGGGGGTCGGCAAAGCACCTGAAGTCCCAGAGCACAATCAAAAGGCCGATAACGGCGTCTTAGAGGCGCTAAGGAAAGCGAACGTGGTAATGCGCGAACTAGTCCAAAAGCTAATGCAAGAGATGCGAGAACTCAGACGCGAGCGCGCCGCGGCAGATCAAAATAAACAGAGCGCACAACCCCCGGTGCCGGCGAGCGTTCCTGACGCGGACGCACCGGCCCCGAAAAAACGGGCGATACAACAACAAACGCACGAGGGAGGTTTCGAGAGCCAGGTACGAGCGGAAATTACTGACATCAAGAGAATGCTATGCACCATGCAAAGTACCATTGAGACCCTTCACGCAACAGTCCTTGGGCTCGCAAACAGGACCACTAACCTCGAGGAAAACGTGCAGATGATATTGAATCACTCCGTATTCACGTAAAGCGGACACGTAACGGCGAGCACCGACGCGGGACCTAGCAACCATCAAGGGCAGCCGGGTAACTCACAACCGTTTCAACATGGCCAACGATAATCGAGGGATAgtaatatggcagtggaactgccgtggcTTAGCCGTCAAAAAGGCAGTTCTTCAGCAACACATCAGACACGCAACACGTAAACCGGACGTAATATTACTCCAAGAAACGCTCACGAACGCGGCTACTTTAACAGGTTACAAAACTCACGGCAGCAAAATCGAGGGAAGGGGTCTATGCACGCTCGTAAAGAAGAGTCTCACATTCGTTGACCACGAACTAAGTGGCGTCCAGATGGAACACGCTCTCATCGAACTGATACCCACCAAGCAGAGGAAACAAAGCATATTCATACTGAACGTATACAGCAGTCCGTCGAAACCCCGCCAACGCTTCCGGGCGCTGTTTCAGAAGACGCTCAAGATTGCCGGGTCCAGAACGCTGATTGCAGGGGGCGATTTCAACGCGGCAGACACGGCGTGGGGTTACGGATATGGCACGGCCAAGGGAAGACAACTCGGACAAGACGCTCAGGAACTCGACTTCACGTTAATTACGGATCCTGCGCATCCGACGAGAATCGGCAACTCCACCACCAGGGACACGACCCCGGACCTGACGTTCGTCAGAAATTCCGGGACGACGGACACCACGTGGAAAAACACGTCGACCGACCTGGGGAGCGACCACATGATCCTCGAAATAAACGTCCCGACGCCGGACAAGGCGCAGGGTAGTAATCGCAAATTTGAATGCGACCGACTGGGAATATTTTAGAAAAAAACGAGACCAACAACAGCCTTCAGGAGATACGATCACGGACATCGAAGCGTGGACCCGCTCGTTGGTCGCAGACGCCAAAGCGTCAACCAGGACCATCGAAACCGAGGTCGAAACGGACAAAAGGGACAGCCGCCTGGCGCATCTCATCGAGGCGAAGAACTCGGTCCTGGCCAGATGGAAGGGACAGAGACTCAATCGGAGACTCAGAAAGAAAATAGCGGAGATCAACCGCAACATCGAGGAACACTGCCGCACGCTCAACCGCCAGCAATGGGACGAGTTATGCAATGCAGCGGACGGCCAACTACATAACGGGAAATCGTGGAACCTGCTCAGGTACCTGTTGGACGAAGCGAAGACCAAGTCCCACCAGAGGGACTGTCTCGCACGTCTGTTGCACAAGGAGCTCGAGAAGCACGGCGAAGATGCAGTGACCGCCCGGTTACGAGCAAAGTACCTGCCACACACTTCGACCGTACAACACGGCCCGTATGAGGGGGATCCGGACGAAGAAGTTGGATAAAGACTTTAGCGCAGAAGAGATCAGGACGGCACTGCACAACCTCCACAGCAGATCGGCGCCGGGCCCCGACCGGGTGTCAAATCGCGCCCTGAAGAATCTCGACGACCGATCTGTGGAACAGTTGACGGCATACATCAATGACTGCTGGCAGCGTGGCAGCCTTCCACAACAGTGGAAAACTGCGACAACGATCCCCATCCCAAAACCCAGAAAAGCGCCGAGCCTCGACAACCTTCGCCCCGTATCGCTAACGTCGTGCGTCGGCAAGACCATGAAGCACGCACTACTTAACCGCTGGCAAGCCCACTTAGAGCAGAAAGGAGCATACCCACCATCCATCATAGGATTCCGCCCACACCTGTCCACGCACGACGCAATGATACAACTGAAACACCAGGTGCTCGACGGCAAGACGAGAGGCACCAGAGCTATTCTAGGCCTCGACCTCGAGAGCGCGTTCGATAGAATCGCGCACTCGGCGATCTTATGCAAAATATCGCGCCGCAACCTCGGCTTACGCACGTACAACTACGTGAAAGATTTCTTGACAGAGAGACGAGCTGTTTTAGTGGCCGGCGACCTCCATCTAGAAGAGCAAACGCTGGGAAGCactggcaccccgcagggctcggtcatctcgcaCACGCTATTCAACCTGGTCATGATTGGGCTAGCggaaa
This Dermacentor silvarum isolate Dsil-2018 chromosome 6, BIME_Dsil_1.4, whole genome shotgun sequence DNA region includes the following protein-coding sequences:
- the LOC119456772 gene encoding LOW QUALITY PROTEIN: uncharacterized protein LOC119456772 (The sequence of the model RefSeq protein was modified relative to this genomic sequence to represent the inferred CDS: deleted 1 base in 1 codon), with product MFSARLFVLVGKVKASTPNARPSRRSSCAPPTDGLPRIRTFPKEAAQADERDSRMSVQLMGEDISPDEITEEAGWKTAGARQSRPRNRGENQTHDIDARTDTLGTGQQVTKPKYIKGKVMKAGRMPRLPKDEIKIVVSPQGGLDIVKVGAPTVTAAIFAAAGITGEESAEDTVRPNSHQNNVVVSTPKLSNADRYAKMRQIQIKGKAHEVNAYETAPDNTTKGVIRGIPIEDGPQVLDKNIVNQRNPLALAAKRIGTTTTVVIAFDGLKVPNFVRYGATLIPCKLYRKQIDICYQCGRLGHRMDVCPNPANRICRGCGLRNPDQGHQCSPKCNLCGGAHMTADKACNARYKTSYVIRRRRWERQNANNQLTQEDFPPIQPTRRRSRSRSPSRSRSRSRQKHSRAPTRSRSRTPAPVDKVSWADTVRGTAREGVGKAPEVPEHNQKADNGVLEALRKANVVMRELVQKLMQEMRELRRERAAADQNKQSAQPPVPASVPDADAPAPKKRAIQQQTHEGGFESQVRAEITDIKRMLCTMQSTIETLHATVLGLANRTTNLEENVQMILNHSVFT